In Bosea vestrisii, a single genomic region encodes these proteins:
- a CDS encoding amino acid ABC transporter ATP-binding protein encodes MVGVNKWYGEFHVLRDIKLKVERGEKLVICGPSGSGKSTMIRCINRLEEHQKGQIIVDGTELTNDLKKIDETRRDVGMVFQHFNLFPHLTILENLTLAPIWVRKMPKKDAEEIGMHYLKRVKIPEQAAKYPGQLSGGQQQRVAIARSLCMSPKIMLFDEPTSALDPEMVKEVLDTMVSLADEGMTMLCVTHEMGFARQVADRVIFMDAGQIVEMNEPNAFFKNPQHERTKLFLSQILH; translated from the coding sequence ATGGTCGGCGTCAACAAGTGGTACGGCGAGTTCCACGTGCTGCGCGACATCAAACTGAAGGTCGAGCGCGGCGAGAAGCTGGTGATCTGCGGACCGTCGGGCTCCGGCAAATCGACGATGATCCGCTGCATCAACCGACTGGAGGAGCACCAGAAGGGCCAGATCATCGTCGACGGCACCGAACTCACCAACGATCTGAAGAAGATCGACGAGACCCGCCGCGATGTCGGCATGGTGTTCCAACACTTCAACCTGTTCCCGCATCTGACGATCCTCGAGAATCTGACGTTGGCGCCGATCTGGGTCCGCAAGATGCCCAAGAAGGACGCCGAGGAGATCGGGATGCACTATCTCAAGCGCGTCAAGATTCCCGAGCAGGCCGCGAAATATCCCGGCCAGCTCTCGGGCGGCCAGCAGCAGCGTGTCGCCATCGCGCGCTCGCTCTGCATGAGCCCCAAGATCATGCTGTTTGACGAGCCAACCTCGGCGCTCGACCCCGAGATGGTCAAGGAGGTGCTCGACACCATGGTCTCGCTCGCCGATGAGGGCATGACCATGCTCTGCGTCACCCACGAAATGGGCTTCGCCCGCCAGGTCGCCGACCGGGTCATTTTCATGGATGCGGGGCAGATCGTCGAGATGAACGAGCCCAACGCCTTCTTCAAGAACCCGCAGCATGAGCGCACGAAGCTCTTCCTGAGCCAGATCCTGCACTGA
- the mdlC gene encoding benzoylformate decarboxylase has product MNSRNSTARQRLSVREATLDLLRSLKIDRVFGNPGSTELNFLREWPEDLPYVLGLQESCVVGMADGYAQATGNAAFVNLHSAAGLGHALGNLFTAFRNKTPLVVTAGQQSRSLLSLQPYLYAEQAAEFPKPYVKWSAEPARPEDVPAAIARAYYTAMQHPRGPTFVSVPSDDWSHAASPFPERSIAYDFGPDAEATVRLSEAISASRRPAFVVGPAVDRSRAVETMVALAEGANAAVWASPMSSRASFPERHRLFSGFLQAAPEPLSAALEPYDLIVVFGAPVFTFHVEGHCAVIHDGTAIWQLTDDPTEAAVAYGAQSIIGALRPSLAALLEHLAPSRREPPPARRVPPAPAPADPIPGAFALDLLSGLLPEDAIVVEEAPSHRPAIQRYLPMAGADSFYTMASGGLGYSLPASIGVALARPGRRIVCLVGDGSAMYSIQSLWTAAQHRLPITFLVLNNAGYGAMRAFSRSMQISAPPGIDLPGIDFVALAGSLGCRAARVSDAASLPGQLRESLAGDGPYLLDIPVDRGTVQLYGAEH; this is encoded by the coding sequence ATGAACAGCAGAAACTCGACCGCACGCCAGCGCCTTTCCGTCAGAGAGGCAACGCTCGATCTGTTGCGCTCGCTGAAGATCGACCGGGTCTTCGGCAATCCGGGTTCCACGGAACTCAACTTCTTGCGTGAATGGCCTGAGGACCTTCCCTACGTCCTGGGCTTGCAGGAATCCTGCGTCGTCGGCATGGCCGATGGCTATGCCCAGGCCACCGGCAACGCAGCATTCGTGAACCTCCACTCGGCCGCCGGTCTCGGACACGCGCTGGGCAACCTGTTCACCGCATTCCGCAATAAGACGCCCCTCGTCGTCACGGCAGGCCAGCAATCCCGCAGCCTGCTGTCACTGCAGCCCTATCTCTATGCCGAGCAGGCGGCTGAATTTCCAAAGCCGTACGTGAAATGGAGCGCCGAACCCGCACGGCCCGAGGATGTGCCAGCCGCAATAGCGCGCGCGTACTATACGGCAATGCAGCATCCTCGCGGGCCGACTTTCGTATCGGTGCCCTCTGATGACTGGTCGCACGCCGCTTCGCCATTTCCGGAGCGCTCCATCGCCTATGATTTCGGACCGGACGCCGAAGCGACAGTCAGGCTCTCTGAAGCGATCAGCGCTAGCAGGCGACCCGCCTTCGTCGTCGGTCCTGCAGTCGATCGCTCGCGAGCCGTGGAGACGATGGTCGCGCTGGCCGAGGGCGCCAATGCAGCGGTCTGGGCAAGCCCGATGTCCAGCCGGGCAAGTTTCCCCGAGCGGCACAGACTATTCTCAGGCTTTCTCCAGGCAGCGCCCGAGCCGCTGTCGGCCGCGCTGGAACCCTATGACCTGATCGTCGTCTTCGGAGCGCCGGTCTTCACCTTCCATGTCGAAGGTCATTGCGCGGTGATCCACGACGGAACGGCAATCTGGCAACTGACCGACGACCCGACCGAGGCGGCGGTCGCCTATGGAGCTCAAAGCATCATCGGCGCGCTGCGCCCCTCGCTGGCAGCGCTGCTGGAGCACCTCGCACCGAGCAGGAGGGAACCGCCACCGGCGCGCCGCGTGCCGCCGGCTCCCGCACCGGCCGATCCGATCCCCGGAGCCTTCGCGCTCGACCTGCTGTCGGGCCTGCTCCCCGAAGACGCCATCGTTGTCGAAGAGGCGCCGTCGCACCGCCCCGCGATCCAACGCTATCTGCCGATGGCCGGCGCTGACAGCTTCTACACGATGGCGAGCGGCGGATTGGGCTATAGCCTGCCGGCCTCGATCGGAGTTGCACTGGCCCGGCCCGGCCGGCGCATTGTCTGTCTCGTCGGCGACGGCTCGGCGATGTATTCTATCCAGTCGCTTTGGACGGCAGCGCAGCACCGCCTCCCGATCACATTCCTGGTTCTGAACAATGCCGGCTACGGTGCCATGCGCGCCTTCAGCCGCAGCATGCAGATTTCCGCTCCCCCCGGCATCGACCTGCCCGGCATCGATTTCGTTGCCCTTGCAGGTTCTCTCGGCTGTCGCGCCGCTCGCGTCAGCGACGCCGCGAGCCTTCCCGGACAACTGCGCGAATCCCTCGCAGGAGATGGACCCTACCTTCTCGACATACCGGTCGATCGAGGAACCGTACAACTCTACGGCGCTGAGCATTAG
- a CDS encoding 2-hydroxychromene-2-carboxylate isomerase, which produces MAQPSIDYYFWVLSDWAYFGGPRLASIGKRHGVTINYIPIKMPYVYARTGGNLLGQRSKQRQDYRLAELRRWQVKLGMPINELPKYGTTNEDLASGLIIAAKHDGQPVERISHDILKAAWVDELDVASPAVLLDLANRSLKDPSRLIEQAGSPAIQEEFRRYSDEAIGRGVFGSPFYLFEDEIFWGQDRLEFLEEAVVASKMRFLGRP; this is translated from the coding sequence ATGGCCCAACCAAGCATCGATTATTATTTCTGGGTCCTCTCGGACTGGGCCTACTTCGGTGGCCCCCGCCTCGCCTCGATCGGCAAGCGGCATGGGGTGACCATCAACTATATTCCAATCAAGATGCCTTACGTCTACGCAAGGACGGGTGGCAACCTTTTGGGACAAAGATCCAAGCAGCGGCAGGACTATCGCCTCGCCGAACTGCGCCGCTGGCAAGTCAAATTGGGGATGCCCATCAACGAGCTCCCCAAATACGGCACCACCAACGAAGATCTGGCATCGGGTCTCATCATCGCGGCCAAGCACGATGGCCAGCCCGTCGAGCGGATCTCCCACGACATCCTGAAGGCCGCATGGGTGGACGAGCTCGACGTCGCGTCTCCCGCAGTCCTTCTGGACCTCGCGAACCGAAGCTTGAAAGACCCATCGCGCCTGATCGAGCAGGCAGGATCGCCTGCCATTCAAGAGGAATTCCGACGCTACTCCGACGAGGCTATCGGAAGGGGCGTATTCGGGTCGCCGTTCTACCTGTTCGAGGACGAGATTTTCTGGGGGCAGGATCGACTGGAATTTCTCGAAGAGGCGGTCGTGGCCTCGAAGATGCGATTTCTCGGAAGGCCCTGA
- a CDS encoding Vgb family protein, producing MLMDVIGSTSAGTLVKSSAAASDFASGFRVYRPPTDASGPYIIVEGPDEALWFCQSQASAIGRLDLRSGEIVEFKLPNPRAFPVGITVGSDGALWFAQQGSDAIGRITLEGEITEFPLPAHSGPTGLILGPDGNVWFSEVEAGRISYVTPDGEVVQAAHLETTSRPLSLVVRDGEIWFSEVGAGKIGRLNLDGTLREYRTPSPSSAPRALACHPDGSIWAVLTDANALLRIGRDSEMTEYAVPSPEASLRGIVTTTAGDLWFTENATSCIGRAPADGSTITEFALPNAGSGVRCIMATSSDRIFFSAFDAGEIWEALPSRLLQAEAAPSAPL from the coding sequence ATGCTCATGGATGTGATTGGATCGACCAGTGCCGGCACTCTGGTCAAGTCGAGCGCGGCTGCTTCGGATTTCGCTTCCGGCTTTCGCGTTTATCGGCCACCTACCGATGCGAGCGGCCCCTATATCATCGTGGAAGGGCCTGATGAAGCTCTCTGGTTTTGCCAGAGTCAGGCTTCGGCCATTGGCCGCCTTGACCTGAGATCAGGCGAGATCGTCGAGTTTAAATTACCGAATCCGCGCGCGTTTCCGGTGGGCATCACGGTTGGCAGCGATGGCGCGCTATGGTTTGCGCAACAGGGGAGCGACGCGATCGGCCGCATCACCCTAGAGGGTGAAATCACGGAGTTTCCGCTCCCGGCTCATTCCGGGCCGACCGGCCTGATCCTTGGACCGGACGGCAATGTCTGGTTCTCGGAGGTGGAGGCCGGACGCATCTCTTACGTCACGCCCGACGGCGAGGTCGTACAGGCCGCACATCTCGAAACGACCAGCCGCCCGCTTTCGCTGGTGGTTCGCGACGGCGAGATCTGGTTCAGCGAGGTCGGCGCCGGCAAAATCGGCCGATTGAACCTCGACGGCACCTTGCGCGAATATCGGACGCCAAGTCCGAGCAGCGCGCCGCGCGCCCTCGCCTGCCATCCTGACGGCTCGATTTGGGCCGTGCTCACCGACGCAAATGCTCTGCTGCGCATCGGTCGCGACAGCGAGATGACGGAATATGCCGTGCCGAGCCCAGAGGCTTCGCTTCGCGGCATCGTCACGACGACAGCCGGCGACCTCTGGTTCACCGAGAATGCAACGAGCTGTATCGGTCGCGCACCGGCCGACGGCTCCACGATCACCGAATTCGCGCTGCCTAACGCAGGTAGCGGTGTGCGTTGCATCATGGCGACCTCCAGCGATCGCATCTTCTTCAGCGCCTTCGACGCCGGCGAGATCTGGGAAGCGCTTCCGTCCCGGCTCCTGCAGGCGGAAGCCGCGCCGTCCGCTCCCCTCTGA
- a CDS encoding TRAP transporter small permease — protein MEAHEPAFHLFDPFGRLLFRVSQSLAIIGGLMMVAIVAMSLASLLGRKLWSSPIVGDVEIVQMLAAPALACFFAFCHLSNGDVRVGIVTDQFGPAWSRKFEAFGSLLLGLVAALIAWRTAVGAVALHESGETSALLSWPIWLSQAFVVPGFALQAVAGLYMAVRPFVRDDRSRA, from the coding sequence ATGGAAGCGCACGAACCGGCATTCCACCTTTTCGACCCATTCGGGCGGCTGCTCTTCAGGGTCTCGCAAAGCCTGGCCATCATCGGCGGCCTCATGATGGTGGCAATCGTCGCCATGTCTCTGGCGTCTCTGCTCGGCCGCAAACTCTGGTCCTCGCCGATCGTCGGCGATGTCGAGATTGTGCAGATGCTGGCGGCGCCCGCGCTCGCCTGCTTTTTCGCCTTCTGCCACCTGTCCAACGGTGATGTGCGCGTCGGCATCGTTACCGACCAGTTCGGTCCGGCCTGGTCAAGAAAATTCGAGGCGTTCGGCTCTCTGCTGCTCGGGCTCGTCGCGGCGCTGATTGCCTGGCGCACGGCCGTTGGAGCGGTGGCGCTGCACGAATCCGGCGAGACCTCGGCGCTGCTCTCGTGGCCCATCTGGCTGTCCCAGGCGTTTGTCGTCCCCGGCTTCGCCTTGCAGGCCGTTGCCGGCCTCTACATGGCCGTCCGACCGTTCGTTCGCGACGATAGGAGCCGCGCGTGA
- a CDS encoding helix-turn-helix domain-containing protein: protein MSNNDAARSFGLHMAAMRRSRKMTLDQVAGMTGLNKGYLSRVERGEKTPSIATALKLSQAFAVSVSALFGEAVDEAMIHIVRSHERPTPENRQAEAYFEPLSQAAGGIEAFLLFPGRDFGSDGRVDHGGTEIIFVVSGQIEIQFSDRSVLLGTGDFLQFPGHLAHQVRAPDGGGSALIAITREK, encoded by the coding sequence TTGAGCAACAACGATGCGGCACGCTCATTTGGCCTTCACATGGCCGCGATGCGACGCTCGCGCAAAATGACGCTTGATCAGGTCGCGGGGATGACCGGCCTCAACAAGGGATACCTTTCGCGGGTCGAAAGAGGAGAAAAGACTCCTTCGATTGCGACGGCATTGAAGCTCTCCCAGGCGTTCGCCGTCTCGGTGTCGGCCCTCTTCGGCGAGGCAGTCGACGAAGCGATGATCCACATCGTCAGGTCCCATGAACGCCCCACCCCCGAGAACCGGCAAGCCGAAGCATATTTCGAGCCTCTGAGCCAGGCAGCAGGCGGGATTGAGGCCTTCTTACTCTTTCCTGGCCGCGATTTCGGCTCCGACGGCAGGGTTGACCATGGTGGAACCGAAATCATCTTCGTGGTGTCGGGCCAGATCGAGATACAGTTTTCCGACCGCTCGGTGCTGCTTGGCACGGGCGATTTCCTCCAGTTTCCCGGCCATCTTGCGCATCAAGTTCGGGCTCCGGACGGTGGCGGCAGCGCTTTGATCGCGATCACCCGGGAGAAATAG
- a CDS encoding ester cyclase — translation MDTEPALSFEGTALSPKKELVRRFYKDMWDHADVSLIPDIFHSDFTFRGSLGPTLVGHSQFADYVRWVTRSLGNYTSDILVMIEEGDRVSAKLRFHGIHREAMFGHAATGRHVWWNGMPIFTFDGDKVRDLWVLGDIQGLIGRITQRGPGDIEFEVAPSRAAKVGEGRESTSHFQFGSSASRNVSEAVGGSLRR, via the coding sequence ATGGATACCGAACCCGCGCTGAGCTTCGAAGGCACGGCCCTCAGTCCAAAGAAGGAGTTGGTCAGAAGATTTTACAAGGACATGTGGGACCATGCGGATGTCTCGCTGATCCCCGACATCTTCCATTCGGATTTCACGTTCCGAGGCTCCTTGGGACCGACCTTGGTGGGGCATTCGCAGTTCGCCGACTATGTCCGCTGGGTCACCCGATCGCTAGGCAACTACACCTCCGACATCCTTGTGATGATCGAGGAGGGGGACAGAGTGTCGGCGAAGCTGCGCTTTCACGGCATCCACCGCGAGGCCATGTTCGGTCATGCAGCGACCGGGCGTCACGTTTGGTGGAACGGAATGCCGATTTTCACTTTCGACGGCGACAAGGTTCGGGACCTGTGGGTTCTGGGGGACATCCAGGGCCTGATCGGACGCATCACGCAGAGAGGCCCTGGCGATATCGAGTTTGAAGTCGCTCCATCCCGGGCGGCGAAAGTCGGTGAAGGTCGCGAATCGACCTCACATTTCCAGTTTGGATCGAGTGCGTCCCGCAACGTCTCCGAAGCAGTTGGAGGGTCACTGCGAAGGTGA
- a CDS encoding aldehyde dehydrogenase: MEAEHAVRNRQIGAGPARTFDRLNPLTGEVATRAVAATVADAIAAVEAAQAALAGWSSLGPSQRRMLLLKAADLFEARQDEFVRTMVAEIGTTAIWAKFNTKLAAGILREAAAMTTQITGEVIPSDEKGCLAMAVRQPAGVCLGMAPWNAPIILGVRAVAMPLACGNTVILKASELCPGTHCLIGEVLREAGVPEGAISVITNAPADAAEIVEALIAHPAVRRINFTGSTRVGKLIAETAGRHLKPVLLELGGKAPLVVLDDADLDAAVNATAFGAFINQGQVCMSTEKVVVDASVADEFVRKLAAKAQSLPHGDPRTGNVVIGSMIGREAARRAEELVEDAVRLGATRVAGGPVVGTVMPATVLDNVTPAMRIYSEESFGPSVSVIRVRGVEEAIKVANDTEYGLAASVFSRDIARALSVAKRIESGICHINGATVHDEAQMPFGGTKGSGYGRFGGKAGVNEFTELRWITIETAPKHYPF; the protein is encoded by the coding sequence ATGGAAGCTGAGCATGCAGTCCGCAACCGCCAAATAGGCGCCGGACCAGCGCGGACCTTCGACCGCCTCAACCCCTTGACAGGCGAGGTAGCGACGCGCGCCGTGGCGGCTACGGTGGCGGACGCGATCGCCGCAGTCGAAGCTGCTCAGGCTGCCTTGGCCGGTTGGTCCAGCCTCGGGCCAAGCCAGCGGCGCATGCTTCTGCTAAAGGCGGCCGATCTCTTCGAAGCGCGCCAGGATGAATTCGTCCGGACCATGGTCGCGGAGATCGGCACCACCGCGATCTGGGCCAAGTTCAATACCAAGCTCGCTGCCGGCATTCTTCGTGAGGCCGCTGCTATGACGACGCAGATAACCGGCGAAGTTATCCCATCCGACGAAAAGGGCTGCCTGGCCATGGCAGTCCGGCAACCGGCGGGCGTCTGCCTCGGCATGGCGCCTTGGAACGCGCCGATCATTCTCGGCGTTCGGGCTGTTGCGATGCCGCTCGCTTGCGGCAACACGGTCATTCTCAAGGCTTCCGAACTTTGCCCGGGCACTCATTGTCTGATCGGCGAGGTCCTCCGTGAGGCGGGAGTACCTGAGGGCGCGATCAGCGTGATCACAAACGCGCCGGCCGATGCTGCCGAGATCGTCGAGGCTTTGATCGCGCATCCTGCCGTCAGGCGGATCAATTTCACAGGCTCGACGCGCGTCGGGAAGCTGATTGCCGAGACCGCTGGGCGGCATCTCAAGCCGGTCCTTCTTGAGCTCGGCGGCAAGGCGCCGCTCGTGGTGCTCGACGACGCAGACCTGGATGCAGCCGTGAACGCAACCGCATTCGGCGCTTTCATCAACCAGGGCCAAGTCTGCATGTCGACCGAGAAGGTGGTGGTCGATGCGAGTGTCGCCGACGAATTCGTGCGCAAGCTGGCAGCGAAAGCGCAGTCTCTTCCGCATGGCGACCCGAGAACCGGAAACGTGGTCATCGGCTCGATGATCGGACGGGAGGCCGCCCGCCGCGCCGAGGAGCTCGTCGAGGACGCAGTGCGCCTGGGCGCCACACGCGTTGCCGGCGGTCCCGTCGTAGGGACCGTCATGCCCGCAACGGTTCTCGACAACGTCACGCCGGCAATGCGGATCTATAGTGAGGAGTCCTTCGGTCCCTCCGTCTCCGTCATTCGGGTCAGAGGCGTCGAGGAGGCCATTAAGGTCGCGAACGACACCGAATACGGCCTCGCGGCATCCGTTTTCAGCCGCGATATCGCTCGTGCATTGTCGGTGGCCAAGCGCATCGAAAGCGGTATCTGCCACATCAACGGCGCCACAGTCCACGACGAGGCGCAGATGCCTTTCGGCGGGACCAAAGGTAGCGGCTACGGACGCTTCGGCGGCAAGGCAGGCGTGAACGAATTTACCGAGCTGCGCTGGATCACCATCGAGACCGCTCCGAAGCACTACCCGTTCTGA
- a CDS encoding dienelactone hydrolase family protein yields MHVNDCPYEIDGQPYLGKLVFDASSGAHRPIVVMAPNWMGVSEEAVEQAKLIAGDRYAIFVADLYGRDRRPKSVAEAGPLAEALKDDPKEHRRRMAAALRVATENAASSGVGDPRRRAAIGFCLGGKSVLELARSGADISAVVSIHGDLTSSLPASRGDLIASILALHGSEDPIAPKAQRDVFEAEMQGAGARWQLMVFGGVLHAFTDPDADVPGIAKYEPAATRTSYLLTHAFLHDAFAGAAA; encoded by the coding sequence ATGCATGTGAACGATTGTCCGTACGAGATCGACGGTCAGCCTTATCTCGGCAAGCTCGTATTCGATGCCTCATCCGGCGCCCACCGGCCGATCGTGGTGATGGCTCCGAACTGGATGGGAGTGTCCGAGGAGGCTGTCGAGCAAGCCAAGCTGATTGCAGGAGATCGCTACGCGATCTTCGTCGCGGATCTTTACGGCCGCGACCGTCGCCCGAAATCGGTGGCGGAGGCGGGCCCACTGGCCGAAGCGCTAAAGGATGATCCGAAAGAGCACCGCCGCCGCATGGCAGCAGCTCTCCGGGTCGCGACCGAGAACGCCGCTTCGTCCGGTGTCGGAGACCCGAGACGGCGGGCTGCCATCGGGTTCTGCCTGGGCGGTAAAAGCGTGCTCGAACTTGCAAGAAGCGGCGCCGACATCTCCGCGGTCGTCTCGATCCATGGCGATCTCACTTCGTCCCTACCGGCAAGCCGTGGCGACCTCATCGCATCGATCCTGGCGCTGCACGGCTCGGAGGACCCCATCGCACCCAAAGCGCAGCGCGATGTATTTGAAGCCGAGATGCAGGGCGCTGGCGCCCGATGGCAACTGATGGTCTTCGGCGGCGTGCTCCATGCCTTCACCGATCCCGACGCCGATGTGCCCGGGATCGCCAAGTATGAACCCGCGGCGACGCGCACGAGCTATCTGTTGACGCACGCCTTTCTCCACGACGCGTTCGCAGGCGCGGCAGCGTGA
- a CDS encoding ketopantoate reductase family protein — MTSQPHPDTAEQPEAMAPERIAVIGAGALGSFVGARLAHAGYATTLIDNDPARVNAINDAGLRLESDQVTLEITVPASLASDLTQPFDLLIILTKAAHTETAIASCRHLLGPATHLLTFQNGLGNAALLARYVDPDRIVVGMTNWAADSVGPAHVRSVGQGEIRIWHMSGRDEPAVRAIADVLNRAALRGTADPNVEAAIWEKVAFNAAMNSVAAMTGLTVGEIGDDANGRSLAGTVANEVVGVARAKGLGADQQKVAAMLEYAFQSHRSHRPSMLQDILAGRRTEIEAINGAVVAEAKQLGRSVPVTETLLKLVRMRDRPAPKNSNEQA, encoded by the coding sequence GTGACGTCTCAACCTCACCCAGATACCGCCGAACAGCCGGAAGCAATGGCGCCGGAGCGCATTGCGGTCATCGGGGCAGGCGCACTCGGCAGCTTCGTCGGCGCGCGGCTGGCCCATGCCGGCTACGCCACGACGCTGATCGACAACGATCCAGCCCGGGTGAACGCCATCAACGACGCAGGCCTGCGCCTAGAGAGCGACCAGGTGACGCTGGAAATTACCGTTCCCGCCAGTCTCGCAAGCGATCTGACGCAGCCTTTCGACTTGCTGATCATCCTGACGAAAGCCGCCCATACCGAAACCGCCATCGCAAGCTGCCGCCATCTGCTGGGCCCCGCCACCCATCTTTTGACCTTTCAGAACGGCCTCGGCAATGCCGCGCTTCTCGCCCGATATGTCGATCCGGATCGGATCGTCGTCGGGATGACCAACTGGGCCGCGGATTCGGTCGGACCGGCGCATGTTCGCAGCGTCGGCCAGGGAGAGATCCGAATCTGGCACATGAGCGGCCGGGACGAGCCCGCAGTCCGCGCAATCGCAGACGTGCTCAATCGTGCGGCACTGCGCGGCACGGCCGACCCAAACGTGGAAGCCGCGATCTGGGAGAAGGTTGCCTTCAATGCCGCGATGAACTCGGTCGCAGCTATGACCGGGCTGACGGTCGGCGAGATCGGCGACGATGCAAACGGGCGAAGCCTCGCAGGCACGGTAGCAAATGAAGTCGTCGGGGTTGCCCGGGCGAAAGGGCTCGGAGCCGACCAACAGAAGGTTGCGGCGATGCTGGAATATGCATTCCAGTCGCACCGCTCACATCGGCCATCGATGCTGCAGGATATTCTTGCCGGCAGAAGAACGGAAATCGAGGCGATCAACGGTGCCGTCGTCGCGGAAGCGAAACAGCTCGGCCGCAGCGTACCGGTCACCGAAACCCTGCTCAAACTGGTCCGTATGCGAGACCGGCCCGCCCCTAAAAATTCGAACGAACAAGCGTAG
- a CDS encoding glutathione S-transferase family protein yields the protein MQQTGPLRLYDTQRSGNAWKVRLLAGYIGQPLERSTLSIDKGDLETPEFRAIARFRQVPVLEMPDGRRIAESGAILFFLAQGTDWWPKDPLEQADVLSWMSFEQSSHMHPLAQLRLHRALHPDRNVERSKVEEWESKANGALAVLEERLSQVEEGDWLATHSQPSIADIALYPYTRMAGMGGIELDNKPGVSNWLKRVESLPGYSALFPGRAELNESVVEG from the coding sequence ATGCAGCAGACGGGACCCCTGCGCCTCTATGACACGCAGCGTTCGGGAAACGCGTGGAAGGTCCGCCTTCTCGCCGGTTACATAGGACAGCCACTCGAACGAAGCACGCTTTCGATCGACAAGGGCGACCTGGAAACTCCCGAATTTCGAGCGATTGCGCGGTTCCGTCAGGTCCCCGTTCTCGAAATGCCGGATGGCCGGAGAATCGCAGAGTCCGGGGCGATCCTGTTTTTCCTGGCCCAAGGGACGGACTGGTGGCCCAAAGATCCGCTTGAGCAAGCGGATGTTCTGTCATGGATGTCGTTCGAGCAATCCTCGCACATGCACCCTTTGGCACAACTCAGACTGCATCGCGCGCTTCACCCCGACCGAAACGTCGAGCGGAGCAAGGTGGAAGAGTGGGAAAGTAAGGCCAATGGGGCCTTGGCTGTTCTCGAAGAGCGATTGAGCCAGGTCGAGGAAGGGGATTGGTTGGCAACCCATAGTCAGCCGAGCATCGCCGACATTGCGCTATACCCTTATACCCGTATGGCGGGCATGGGAGGAATCGAGCTCGATAACAAGCCCGGCGTGTCAAACTGGCTGAAGCGGGTTGAGAGCTTGCCGGGATACTCTGCGCTGTTTCCTGGCAGAGCGGAATTGAATGAGAGCGTGGTCGAAGGCTGA